In Pseudomonas alcaliphila JAB1, a single window of DNA contains:
- a CDS encoding ABC-type transport auxiliary lipoprotein family protein has translation MMTVVRPVALLLTTLLVLSGCSLLQQKPVPLYQLDSGSAVTPTQDNGVTVLVGPISVADYLRQQNLLQRQADGSLVAAHDARWASGLANDIDQQMLRQLAWRLDSQRLVLAPAAPGFSADAQVMLTITRLDSGPTQPAVLEAQWRLLDRRGQLRDSRLIRLEEAHGGPMAEQVKAQSVLLQRLAAELAVAIQPIAAAEPTPEPPRKKPPVAKAKPQDPAASGPKIPVAEPIKIDTEVFRF, from the coding sequence ATGATGACTGTAGTACGCCCTGTGGCTCTGCTTCTGACCACGCTGCTCGTATTGAGTGGTTGCAGTCTGCTGCAGCAGAAGCCGGTTCCTCTTTACCAACTCGATAGCGGCAGCGCCGTAACGCCGACCCAGGACAACGGTGTGACCGTACTGGTCGGCCCGATCAGCGTGGCCGATTACCTGCGCCAGCAAAATCTGCTGCAACGTCAGGCCGATGGCAGCCTGGTGGCCGCGCATGATGCCCGCTGGGCCAGCGGCCTGGCCAACGATATCGACCAGCAGATGCTGCGCCAGTTGGCCTGGCGCCTGGATAGCCAGCGCCTGGTTCTAGCCCCGGCGGCACCAGGCTTCAGTGCCGATGCTCAGGTCATGCTGACCATTACCCGCCTGGATTCCGGCCCGACTCAACCTGCCGTGCTGGAAGCTCAGTGGCGCCTGCTCGACCGCCGCGGACAACTGCGCGACAGCCGACTGATTCGTTTGGAAGAAGCGCACGGTGGGCCCATGGCCGAACAGGTCAAGGCGCAGAGTGTCTTGCTGCAACGTCTGGCGGCTGAACTGGCTGTGGCCATTCAACCCATCGCTGCAGCCGAGCCTACTCCCGAGCCGCCGCGCAAGAAGCCTCCAGTGGCCAAAGCCAAACCGCAGGACCCAGCCGCTTCCGGGCCGAAGATTCCGGTGGCGGAACCGATCAAGATCGATACGGAAGTCTTCCGCTTCTAA